A single window of Salvia splendens isolate huo1 chromosome 6, SspV2, whole genome shotgun sequence DNA harbors:
- the LOC121808957 gene encoding uncharacterized protein LOC121808957 translates to MPPRRRRGPRVEEQTEGSVGNPPPPPPPPLPQPNKREYIKVFRKENPPKFDGLGEPPKAEAWVRELERIFDFMGCTDKERLACVTYQLTGPADFWWETKRRTMDPARREALTWEEFKEEVYDKYVPMSYRRAKIVEFHTLKQGSMMVTEYDRTLCEMTRYVPELVDTDKNMAAKFCFGLRPEIRAAVASRRGIPYSEVLGCALYVEEALPKNERAINPTPPALPSNY, encoded by the coding sequence cgtagacgtggtccACGAGTGGAGGAACAGACAGAGGGAAGTGTCGGGAatccacccccgcctccaccaccacctctaccccaaccaaacAAAAGGGAATACATCAAGGTCTTTCGAAAAGAGAACCCACCCAAGTTTGATGGGTTGGGAGAGCCCCCGAAGGCGGAGGCATGGGTACGCGAGCTTGAGCGTATATTTGACTTTATGGGATGCACTGACAAGGAACGTCTGGCTTGCGTGACTTATCAACTGACAGGACCCGCTGATTTTTGGTGGGAAACTAAGAGGAGAACTATGGATCCCGCTCGCCGTGAGGCGCTGACATGGGAAGAGTTTAAGGAAGAAGTGTACGACAAGTATGTTCCCATGAGTTACAGGCGAGCAAAGATTGTGGAGTTCCACACCCTGAAGCAGGGAAGTATGATGGTCACGGAGTACGACCGCACCCTATGTGAGATGACCCGTTATGTGCCAGAATTGGTGGACACAGATAAGAATATGGCTGCAAAGTTTTGTTTTGGCCTTAGACCCGAGATAAGGGCAGCTGTGGCCAGCCGCaggggaattccttattccgAGGTGTTGGGCTGTGCCTTATATGTGGAAGAAGCACTGCCCAAGAACGAGAGGGCAATAAATCCTACACCACCCGCACTCCCATCCAACTATTga